From a single Sorghum bicolor cultivar BTx623 chromosome 5, Sorghum_bicolor_NCBIv3, whole genome shotgun sequence genomic region:
- the LOC8076774 gene encoding putative F-box/LRR-repeat protein At3g58880 — protein sequence MSSTDDRLSALPDSVLARVLSSLHLKAAVQTSVLSKRWRTLWREADGVNFDTRHYRDIDYDGAKLGREFFRDALAAVGTDGRCPVRTLSVRADSYFQNDFLQGIMRTSPGMDALLAAPAMRRLEELRMELTAEFCQTREEYELPAGLLPGTSLQVLDIGGCTLGSPGNNGAVFRCLETLRMVGCVTSSETLQSMLDTAPNLSTLWLEYVSFPSFELAGLEWTTAMSMRRRILLRCPNATVSVTLMHCHCSWTDGVDLDAPGVRTLRYTGFLEHFPFSSAAPSGLPANLQHMELCFCTSRCTCRLPSRMGVAEPRAIFWESIGRFSRLRFLQLELWVINDIAVQLEQEDRFLKVFPDLRFLKLKGSCQEDRHGAAVAIANLLQCCPSMQEFHLKCDLHCDPYAFPRRRLKVRQKNKGRAEKSIMSFIKRIKSGDDDGVEELAALKARSFHCLDHHLRKIRFEFELESLNCFEVKLTKFFVENAAVLEEMEVHDGDQIVYDHIHDKFAE from the coding sequence ATGTCGTCCACCGACGACCGCCTGTCCGCGCTCCCCGACTCCGTGCTGGCACGCGTCCTCTCCTCCCTCCACCTCAAGGCGGCCGTCCAGACCAGCGTCCTCTCGAAGCGGTGGCGCACGCTGTGGCGCGAGGCCGACGGCGTCAATTTCGACACGAGGCACTATCGGGACATCGACTACGACGGCGCAAAATTGGGGCGGGAGTTCTTCCGCGACGCTCTGGCCGCCGTCGGCACGGACGGCCGATGCCCGGTCAGGACGCTCTCCGTCCGTGCCGACAGCTACTTCCAGAACGATTTCCTGCAAGGCATCATGCGCACCTCGCCCGGGATGGACGCCCTTCTTGCTGCGCCGGCGATGCGACGCCTGGAGGAGCTCCGCATGGAGCTGACGGCCGAGTTCTGCCAGACGCGCGAGGAGTACGAGCTCCCTGCAGGTCTCCTCCCCGGCACGTCTCTCCAGGTGCTGGACATCGGCGGCTGCACGCTCGGGTCGCCAGGCAACAACGGTGCCGTCTTCAGATGCCTGGAGACGCTCAGGATGGTGGGCTGCGTCACCTCCTCGGAGACCCTCCAGTCCATGCTCGACACCGCGCCGAACCTCTCTACCCTATGGCTCGAGTACGTCAGCTTCCCGTCATTTGAGCTTGCTGGTCTCGAGTGGACCACGGCGATGTCGATGCGGCGGCGAATCCTCCTCCGGTGCCCCAACGCCACGGTCTCGGTCACGCTGATGCACTGCCACTGCTCATGGACTGACGGCGTGGACCTCGACGCGCCCGGCGTCCGCACTCTGCGCTACACTGGGTTTCTGGAGCACTTCCCGTTCAGCTCGGCGGCGCCATCTGGCCTGCCAGCGAACCTGCAGCACATGGAGCTTTGCTTCTGCACATCACGGTGTACCTGCAGGCTTCCTTCCAGGATGGGCGTTGCCGAACCCCGCGCCATCTTTTGGGAATCCATTGGCAGATTCAGTCGATTACGATTTCTGCAGCTTGAGCTCTGGGTCATCAATGACATCGCCGTCCAACTAGAGCAAGAAGACAGGTTCCTCAAAGTGTTCCCCGACCTCAGGTTCTTGAAGCTAAAAGGGTCTTGCCAGGAGGATAGGCATGGCGCAGCGGTGGCGATAGCAAACCTGCTCCAGTGTTGCCCATCGATGCAGGAGTTCCACCTCAAGTGTGATTTGCACTGCGACCCATACGCATTTCCCCGTCGTCGTCTGAAGGTTCGCCAAAAGAACAAGGGAAGAGCTGAGAAATCCATTATGTCATTCATCAAAAGGATTAAATCTGGAGATGATGACGGTGTGGAGGAGCTTGCTGCGCTTAAAGCACGCTCCTTCCATTGCTTGGATCACCATTTGAGGAAAATAAGGTTTGAATTTGAGTTGGAGAGCTTGAACTGCTTTGAAGTCAAGCTCACAAAGTTCTTCGTGGAGAACGCAGCTGTACTGGAAGAGATGGAAGTTCATGACGGAGACCAGATAGTTTATGACCACATCCATGACAAGTTTGCAGAATGA